One genomic window of Anaerofustis stercorihominis DSM 17244 includes the following:
- a CDS encoding lipopolysaccharide biosynthesis protein codes for MAERNISSGNIIINLIWKFMERISVQAINLIIQILLARKLFPEDFAAVAIITVFINIATIFVQSGFGTALIQKAEIDELDSSSIFYFSISASFILYIILFFVAPYVADFYHQDILKNLLRAEAIILVFGAFNTVQQAILARNLEFKKNFKASLLGCIASGITGVGLAYAGAGIWALAISTIVNNFVLTVVLWFSVRWRPKLIFSLKRVKTLFSFSWKLVCSSLVSVIYTNVRTLIIGKAFKSDTLGYYNRGDMLGSSLMNGLTGAINAVMLPVLSTKQDKIDEMKKMLRRTMSLNCFVIFPVMFGLVAVSKPLILILFTDKWLNAVPFMQLVCIAYAFYPMHSANLQAINALGRSDVALKLEVIKRVIGLCLIGLSFPFGVYAIVGSEILFSLVATIVNGFPNKYLINYSIKEQWRDIIPYLILAVIMSILVYSLSLILNIPNILLLIIQIIIGIMIYIVGCHILKLDAYTYMLNKIKSVLSSRK; via the coding sequence GCAATAAACCTGATCATACAAATATTGCTTGCAAGGAAATTGTTTCCGGAAGATTTTGCGGCAGTAGCTATTATTACTGTTTTTATTAATATTGCAACAATATTCGTTCAAAGCGGTTTCGGAACAGCTTTGATTCAAAAAGCGGAGATTGATGAACTTGACAGCTCTTCGATTTTTTATTTTAGTATCTCCGCTTCTTTTATCCTCTACATAATATTATTTTTCGTAGCTCCGTACGTTGCGGATTTTTATCATCAGGATATACTTAAAAATTTGCTTAGAGCCGAAGCCATAATATTGGTTTTCGGTGCCTTTAATACTGTTCAGCAGGCTATCTTAGCAAGAAATCTGGAATTTAAGAAGAATTTTAAGGCAAGTTTACTCGGCTGTATTGCGTCAGGCATAACTGGGGTCGGTCTTGCCTATGCGGGAGCCGGTATATGGGCGCTTGCTATTTCTACAATAGTTAATAATTTTGTTTTGACCGTAGTGCTTTGGTTTAGTGTAAGATGGAGACCAAAACTGATATTTTCATTGAAGCGAGTAAAAACGTTATTTTCATTCAGCTGGAAGCTTGTCTGTTCATCTTTAGTCAGTGTTATTTATACCAATGTAAGGACTCTGATTATAGGTAAAGCTTTTAAATCCGATACTCTCGGTTACTATAACAGAGGGGATATGCTCGGTTCCAGTCTTATGAACGGTCTTACCGGTGCTATAAATGCAGTTATGCTTCCTGTTTTATCAACTAAACAGGACAAAATAGATGAAATGAAAAAAATGCTCAGGAGGACGATGTCACTTAATTGTTTTGTGATATTTCCCGTAATGTTCGGTCTTGTTGCGGTATCAAAGCCGCTGATACTTATTTTATTTACGGATAAGTGGTTAAATGCAGTTCCTTTTATGCAGCTTGTTTGTATTGCATACGCATTTTATCCTATGCATTCCGCTAATCTTCAAGCCATAAATGCACTGGGAAGAAGTGATGTTGCACTTAAATTGGAAGTAATAAAACGCGTGATAGGTCTATGTTTGATTGGCTTAAGTTTTCCTTTTGGTGTATATGCTATTGTTGGGAGTGAAATATTGTTTTCTTTGGTTGCAACGATTGTCAACGGTTTCCCCAATAAGTATCTTATAAACTACTCTATAAAAGAACAATGGAGGGATATCATTCCTTATTTGATTTTGGCAGTTATAATGTCCATATTGGTCTATTCTTTAAGCTTAATACTTAATATCCCAAATATTTTATTATTGATAATACAGATTATAATAGGTATTATGATTTATATTGTAGGTTGTCATATATTAAAACTAGATGCGTATACATATATGCTTAATAAGATAAAATCTGTTTTGTCATCGAGGAAATAA
- a CDS encoding transglutaminase-like domain-containing protein, with the protein MSLESNKIKSFLSIMICILFVFFMCSCSSDEGNNSGGAEAKTATVDNNKTPFYISHKPSADGKKVYGNDEAEIDASNIKDGYVMVKYKGKTDKRLKILVNSPNGESCNYDLEGDGNFETISFPHGSGTYNVGVYKNISGNQYSTVYSTDLDVEIKDKFMPFLLPNAYVKFDENDETIKVASDITKDDKTQLEIIETIYNYVTDKISYDNELAAKVLNGETSGYIPNIDSVLESGKGICFDYAVVMTAMLRSRDIPTKLIIGYSGEVYHAWVNVYSKESGEIDKVIKFDGKDYVLMDPTFSSSYKDEDELQEYIGDGTKYQEKYVY; encoded by the coding sequence ATGTCACTTGAGAGTAACAAAATAAAATCATTTTTATCTATAATGATATGTATTTTATTTGTTTTTTTTATGTGTTCATGTTCTTCTGATGAAGGAAATAATTCAGGCGGAGCCGAGGCAAAGACAGCTACCGTTGATAATAATAAAACTCCTTTTTATATATCCCATAAACCCAGTGCCGACGGTAAAAAAGTTTACGGAAATGATGAAGCCGAAATAGATGCTTCCAATATAAAAGACGGATATGTAATGGTCAAATACAAAGGCAAAACCGATAAGAGACTAAAAATTTTGGTAAATTCACCAAACGGTGAAAGCTGTAATTATGATTTGGAAGGTGACGGAAACTTTGAAACTATTTCATTTCCTCATGGCAGCGGGACTTATAATGTAGGAGTATATAAAAATATATCGGGAAATCAATACTCCACAGTTTATTCAACTGATTTGGATGTTGAAATAAAAGATAAATTCATGCCGTTTCTTCTTCCCAATGCATATGTAAAGTTTGATGAAAATGATGAAACCATAAAAGTTGCAAGTGATATAACAAAAGATGATAAGACTCAGCTTGAAATTATTGAAACCATATATAATTATGTAACTGATAAAATATCTTATGATAATGAACTCGCCGCAAAAGTTTTGAACGGCGAAACCAGCGGATATATACCAAATATAGATAGTGTTCTCGAAAGCGGTAAAGGTATTTGTTTTGACTATGCTGTTGTCATGACGGCAATGCTCAGAAGCCGGGATATACCGACTAAGCTTATAATAGGATACTCCGGAGAAGTATATCACGCATGGGTAAATGTATATTCCAAAGAAAGCGGAGAAATCGATAAGGTAATTAAATTTGACGGTAAAGATTATGTCCTGATGGACCCGACTTTTTCTTCTTCTTATAAAGATGAAGATGAGCTTCAGGAATATATAGGGGACGGAACAAAATATCAAGAAAAGTACGTATATTAA